From Oncorhynchus mykiss isolate Arlee chromosome 25, USDA_OmykA_1.1, whole genome shotgun sequence, a single genomic window includes:
- the LOC110505300 gene encoding gamma-aminobutyric acid receptor subunit rho-1-like isoform X1: protein MCTMQVDTVFVLFCVCLMGVAGRSAHQRGQKLETYKQSRSRRQTSRMDGETHSNSERPILKRSSDMTKSPMTKSEQLLRIDDHDFTMRPAFGGPPIPVGVDVQVESLDTISEVDMDFTMTLYLRHYWKDERLSFPSTNNQSMTFDSRLAKKIWVPDMFFVHSKRSFIHDTTTDNVMLRVHPDGNVLYSLRITVTAMCNMDLSRFPLDTQTCSLEIESYAYTDDDLMLYWKKGNESLNTDERISLSQFLIQKFHTTTKLAFYSSTGWYNRLYIHFTLRRHVFFFLLQTYFPATLMVMLSWVSFWIDRRAVPARVPLGITTVLTMSTIITGVNASMPRVSYIKAVDIYLWVSFVFVFLSVIEYAAVNYLSTVQERKERKLRERLPCTCGIGNPDDMTCDPQISGYTTMDVNRTANYGTAGNYGMPENGGRQERMLAQVVLGDPQLTGQVKRPGYVNIWIDTHAIDKYSRVLFPGSYALFNIIYWSIYS, encoded by the exons ATGTGCACCATGCAAGTGGATACTGTGTTTGTGCTGTTCTGCGTCTGCCTCATGGGGGTTGCTGGGAGATCAGCTCATCAAAGAGGCCAAAAGCTAGAGACCTACAAACAAAGCAG ATCCAGGAGACAAACGTCAAGAATGGATGGAGAAACTCATAGCAACTCTGAAAG ACCAATTCTAAAGCGAAGTTCAGACATGACAAAATCTCCCATGACAAAATCTGAGCAGCTCCTAAGAATAGATGACCATGATTTTACCATGAGACCAGCATTTGGAG GACCCCCTATTCCAGTTGGGGTAGATGTTCAGGTTGAAAGTCTGGACACAATCTCTGAAGTGGATATG GACTTCACCATGACCCTGTACCTGCGGCACTACTGGAAAGACGAGCGCCTGTCCTTCCCCAGCACCAATAACCAGAGCATGACCTTCGACAGCAGGCTGGCCAAGAAGATCTGGGTTCCTGACATGTTCTTCGTCCACTCCAAGAGGTCCTTCATCCACGACACAACCACGGACAACGTCATGCTGAGGGTGCACCCTGACGGAAACGTGCTCTACAGTCTAAG AATCACAGTCACGGCCATGTGCAACATGGACCTGAGTCGCTTCCCTCTGGACACACAGACCTGCTCGCTGGAGATAGAAAGCT ACGCGTACACGGACGATGACCTCATGCTGTACTGGAAGAAAGGCAACGAGTCACTGAACACGGACGAGAGGATATCTTTATCTCAGTTCCTCATCCAGAAGTTCCACACCACTACAAAGCTGGCCTTTTATAGCAGTACAG GCTGGTACAACCGTCTGTACATCCACTTCACTCTACGACGCCACGTCTTCTTCTTCCTGCTCCAGACCTACTTCCCTGCCACCCTCATGGTCATGCTGTCCTGGGTCTCCTTCTGGATTGACCGCAGGGCTGTCCCCGCTAGGGTCCCCTTGG GTATCACCACGGTGCTCACCATGTCCACCATCATCACTGGAGTCAACGCCTCCATGCCCAGAGTGTCCTACATCAAAGCAGTAGACATCTACCTGTGGGTCAGTTTTGTGTTTGTCTTCCTCTCGGTCATAGAGTATGCAGCGGTCAACTACCTCTCGACCGTGCAGGAACGGAAAGAGAGGAAGCTAAGAGAAAGG TTGCCCTGTACCTGTGGTATTGGCAACCCGGACGACATGACGTGCGACCCCCAGATCTCCGGCTACACCACCATGGACGTCAACCGCACAGCGAACTATGGCACAGCAGGGAACTATGGGATGCCAGAGAACGGCGGCAGGCAGGAGAGGATGTTGGCCCAGGTGGTTCTGGGGGATCCCCAGCTCACGGGCCAGGTAAAGAGGCCAGGCTATGTGAACATTTGGATAGACACCCACGCCATAGACAAGTACTCACGGGTCCTATTCCCTGGTTCCTATGCCCTGTTCAACATCATCTACTGGTCTATCTACTCCTAA
- the LOC110505300 gene encoding gamma-aminobutyric acid receptor subunit rho-1-like isoform X2 — MCTMQVDTVFVLFCVCLMGVAGRSAHQRGQKLETYKQSRSRRQTSRMDGETHSNSERPILKRSSDMTKSPMTKSEQLLRIDDHDFTMRPAFGGPPIPVGVDVQVESLDTISEVDMDFTMTLYLRHYWKDERLSFPSTNNQSMTFDSRLAKKIWVPDMFFVHSKRSFIHDTTTDNVMLRVHPDGNVLYSLRITVTAMCNMDLSRFPLDTQTCSLEIESYAYTDDDLMLYWKKGNESLNTDERISLSQFLIQKFHTTTKLAFYSSTGWYNRLYIHFTLRRHVFFFLLQTYFPATLMVMLSWVSFWIDRRAVPARVPLGITTVLTMSTIITGVNASMPRVSYIKAVDIYLWLPCTCGIGNPDDMTCDPQISGYTTMDVNRTANYGTAGNYGMPENGGRQERMLAQVVLGDPQLTGQVKRPGYVNIWIDTHAIDKYSRVLFPGSYALFNIIYWSIYS, encoded by the exons ATGTGCACCATGCAAGTGGATACTGTGTTTGTGCTGTTCTGCGTCTGCCTCATGGGGGTTGCTGGGAGATCAGCTCATCAAAGAGGCCAAAAGCTAGAGACCTACAAACAAAGCAG ATCCAGGAGACAAACGTCAAGAATGGATGGAGAAACTCATAGCAACTCTGAAAG ACCAATTCTAAAGCGAAGTTCAGACATGACAAAATCTCCCATGACAAAATCTGAGCAGCTCCTAAGAATAGATGACCATGATTTTACCATGAGACCAGCATTTGGAG GACCCCCTATTCCAGTTGGGGTAGATGTTCAGGTTGAAAGTCTGGACACAATCTCTGAAGTGGATATG GACTTCACCATGACCCTGTACCTGCGGCACTACTGGAAAGACGAGCGCCTGTCCTTCCCCAGCACCAATAACCAGAGCATGACCTTCGACAGCAGGCTGGCCAAGAAGATCTGGGTTCCTGACATGTTCTTCGTCCACTCCAAGAGGTCCTTCATCCACGACACAACCACGGACAACGTCATGCTGAGGGTGCACCCTGACGGAAACGTGCTCTACAGTCTAAG AATCACAGTCACGGCCATGTGCAACATGGACCTGAGTCGCTTCCCTCTGGACACACAGACCTGCTCGCTGGAGATAGAAAGCT ACGCGTACACGGACGATGACCTCATGCTGTACTGGAAGAAAGGCAACGAGTCACTGAACACGGACGAGAGGATATCTTTATCTCAGTTCCTCATCCAGAAGTTCCACACCACTACAAAGCTGGCCTTTTATAGCAGTACAG GCTGGTACAACCGTCTGTACATCCACTTCACTCTACGACGCCACGTCTTCTTCTTCCTGCTCCAGACCTACTTCCCTGCCACCCTCATGGTCATGCTGTCCTGGGTCTCCTTCTGGATTGACCGCAGGGCTGTCCCCGCTAGGGTCCCCTTGG GTATCACCACGGTGCTCACCATGTCCACCATCATCACTGGAGTCAACGCCTCCATGCCCAGAGTGTCCTACATCAAAGCAGTAGACATCTACCTGTGG TTGCCCTGTACCTGTGGTATTGGCAACCCGGACGACATGACGTGCGACCCCCAGATCTCCGGCTACACCACCATGGACGTCAACCGCACAGCGAACTATGGCACAGCAGGGAACTATGGGATGCCAGAGAACGGCGGCAGGCAGGAGAGGATGTTGGCCCAGGTGGTTCTGGGGGATCCCCAGCTCACGGGCCAGGTAAAGAGGCCAGGCTATGTGAACATTTGGATAGACACCCACGCCATAGACAAGTACTCACGGGTCCTATTCCCTGGTTCCTATGCCCTGTTCAACATCATCTACTGGTCTATCTACTCCTAA
- the LOC110505301 gene encoding peptidase M20 domain-containing protein 2 isoform X1 produces the protein MALGSQSHENRMQLKHNIGTCIDTIQDKLFILSQDIWRCPELAYGEKQSHDRLVRFLSDDNLWEVESHYKLPTAVRATWGPFGGKDGDRVLNVGFLCEYDALPGIGHACGHNLIAEVGVAAALGLTGALGLVREPTDCLTPLRVKVTVLGTPAEEDGGGKVDLILAGAFEDMDVVFMAHPAQQDVAFLPCVSITDVTVKYHGKASHAAAYPWEGVNALDAAVLAYNSLSVLRQQLKPDWRLHGIIKHGGVKPNIIPAYTELEYYLRTPLVTDLSDLKAKAEACFRSAAMATGCQVEITYPNHTYSNILPNTTLAQLYEENGRALGIEFVEVQNNFSGSTDFGNVSFVVPGIHPFFYIGTDALNHTEEYTAAAGAEKAQFYTLRTAKALAMTAVDVLCCPELFHKMRVEFSEAKLKQEQGPKDKDTTGSTHS, from the exons atggCACTAGGCTCTCAATCGCATGAAAATCGAATGCAGTTGAAACACAATATTGGAACCTGCATAGACACAATTCAAGACAAACTGTTCATTCTAAGCCAAGACATATGGAGGTGTCCAGAGCTTGCATATGGGGAGAAACAGTCGCACGACAGGCTCGTTCGTTTTCTCTCTGATGATAACTTATGGGAGGTTGAAAGTCACTACAAACTGCCTACCGCAGTTAGGGCGACATGGGGCCCATTTGGTGGCAAAGATGGCGACAGAGTTTTGAATGTGGGATTCCTATGCGAGTACGACGCGTTGCCAGGTATTGGCCATGCATGTGGACACAACCTCATAGCAGAAGTCGGTGTGGCTGCTGCACTAGGGCTGACGGGTGCATTAGGATTAGTAAGAGAACCAACAGACTGTCTGACTCCTCTCCGTGTAAAG GTGACAGTTCTTGGGACCCCAGcagaagaggatggaggagggaaggtTGACCTCATCCTGGCTGGGGCATTTGAAGACATGGATGTTGTCTTCATGGCTCACCCCGCTCAGCAGGATGTTGCCTTCCTACCCTGTGTATCCATCACAGA TGTGACAGTGAAGTACCATGGGAAGGCGTCTCATGCTGCAGCGTACCCCTGGGAGGGGGTCAATGCCCTGGATGCAGCAGTGCTGGCGTACAACAGCCTGTCAGTTCTGAGGCAGCAGCTGAAGCCAGACTGGAGACTCCATG GCATCATCAAACATGGTGGAGTGAAGCCTAACATCATCCCAGCCTACACCGAGCTGGAGTATTACTTGCGCACTCCACTGGTCACGGACCTGTCTGACCTCAAAGCCAAGGCAGAGGCCTGCTTCAGGTCAGCTGCCATGGCAACTGGTTGTCAA GTGGAGATAACTTATCCAAACCACACATATTCCAACATCCTTCCCAACACCACCCTTGCACAGCTCTACGAAGAGAATGGTAGAGCCTTGGGGATTGAGTTTGTGGAAGTGCAGAACAATTTCTCAG GTTCCACTGACTTTGGCAACGTGTCATTTGTCGTCCCTGGGATACACCCTTTCTTTTACATTGGCACCGATGCACTGAACCACACTGAGGAGTACACCGCAGCTGCAG GTGCAGAAAAGGCCCAGTTTTACACACTCCGGACGGCCAAGGCCCTGGCCATGACAGCTGTGGATGTGCTGTGCTGCCCTGAGCTGTTTCACAAGATGAGGGTGGAATTCTCTGAGGCCAAACTGAAGCAGGAGCAAGGACCGAAAGACAAGGACACTACTGGCTCCACACattcatga
- the LOC110505301 gene encoding peptidase M20 domain-containing protein 2 isoform X2, giving the protein MDVVFMAHPAQQDVAFLPCVSITDVTVKYHGKASHAAAYPWEGVNALDAAVLAYNSLSVLRQQLKPDWRLHGIIKHGGVKPNIIPAYTELEYYLRTPLVTDLSDLKAKAEACFRSAAMATGCQVEITYPNHTYSNILPNTTLAQLYEENGRALGIEFVEVQNNFSGSTDFGNVSFVVPGIHPFFYIGTDALNHTEEYTAAAGAEKAQFYTLRTAKALAMTAVDVLCCPELFHKMRVEFSEAKLKQEQGPKDKDTTGSTHS; this is encoded by the exons ATGGATGTTGTCTTCATGGCTCACCCCGCTCAGCAGGATGTTGCCTTCCTACCCTGTGTATCCATCACAGA TGTGACAGTGAAGTACCATGGGAAGGCGTCTCATGCTGCAGCGTACCCCTGGGAGGGGGTCAATGCCCTGGATGCAGCAGTGCTGGCGTACAACAGCCTGTCAGTTCTGAGGCAGCAGCTGAAGCCAGACTGGAGACTCCATG GCATCATCAAACATGGTGGAGTGAAGCCTAACATCATCCCAGCCTACACCGAGCTGGAGTATTACTTGCGCACTCCACTGGTCACGGACCTGTCTGACCTCAAAGCCAAGGCAGAGGCCTGCTTCAGGTCAGCTGCCATGGCAACTGGTTGTCAA GTGGAGATAACTTATCCAAACCACACATATTCCAACATCCTTCCCAACACCACCCTTGCACAGCTCTACGAAGAGAATGGTAGAGCCTTGGGGATTGAGTTTGTGGAAGTGCAGAACAATTTCTCAG GTTCCACTGACTTTGGCAACGTGTCATTTGTCGTCCCTGGGATACACCCTTTCTTTTACATTGGCACCGATGCACTGAACCACACTGAGGAGTACACCGCAGCTGCAG GTGCAGAAAAGGCCCAGTTTTACACACTCCGGACGGCCAAGGCCCTGGCCATGACAGCTGTGGATGTGCTGTGCTGCCCTGAGCTGTTTCACAAGATGAGGGTGGAATTCTCTGAGGCCAAACTGAAGCAGGAGCAAGGACCGAAAGACAAGGACACTACTGGCTCCACACattcatga